From the genome of Phalacrocorax aristotelis chromosome 15, bGulAri2.1, whole genome shotgun sequence, one region includes:
- the CCDC157 gene encoding coiled-coil domain-containing protein 157 isoform X3, producing the protein MAHLLGHPGCMESLRADLRDLQAAIADVSSRAGAVRFPSWKFPDKVSCDLDLSVLLEQYGYAESDPEFSQHSHVVLLELVIDRRLLLLLQSFMGYTENLLSERAIPPTQAVGPCMSAGLTVRRKQLAGRRSPHGDPLPRLGNLRTRA; encoded by the exons atgGCGCACCTCCTGGGCCACCCCGGCTGCATGGAGAGCCTGCGGGCCGACCTGAGGGACCTGCAGGCAGCCATCGCCGACGTCTCCTCCCGGGCCGGGGCCGTGCGTTTCCCCTCCTGGAAGTTCCCTGATAAAGTGTCCTGCGACCTGGACCTGtcagtgctgctggagcagtACGGCTATGCCGAGAGCGACCCGGAGTTTAGCCAGCACTCCCACgtggtgctgctggagctggtgaTAGACAG aagactgctgctgctgcttcagagcttCATGGGCTACACGGAAAACCTGCTCAGTGAGCGAGCCATCCCCCCGACGCAGGCAGTGGGACCCTGCATGTCCGCTGGGCTGACAGTGAGGAG AAAGCAGCTTGCAGGAAGGAGATCCCCACACGGCGATCCACTTCCCAGGCTGGGAAACCTGAGGACGCGTGCCTGA